From the Musa acuminata AAA Group cultivar baxijiao chromosome BXJ3-7, Cavendish_Baxijiao_AAA, whole genome shotgun sequence genome, one window contains:
- the LOC103991162 gene encoding heterogeneous nuclear ribonucleoprotein 1-like produces the protein MEPLSSSCPPREVCAGPSLSSGPGSSKHCPGRQEELVSLPSSSPPVEVASGLSSSSAALTVQGKLFVGGISSETGEALLVEHFAEYGELREVTVIRDRITSNSRGFGFVRFVNPDNAESALKEAMHVIDGKTVDVTRARRYPSCHPAGESSSYCFVNNGSITNPKKIFIGGLPDSIDQHELKDYFENFGSVMDAVVMYNNITQRPRGFGFVTFSSEDSVAMVLKNNYHELKGKFVDVKVAIPKNDNNYTNNRNNNNYHSSSIGGGGGRRWPIYDAYQGCYHATHGYCGPGSCGNTLYGYQFVSPLNDPRWMPTLVTYYPYVMGGSGSNMPAHDHLLFQASDDSNRDYCCTNGDTLK, from the exons ATGGAGCCATTGTCGTCGTCGTGTCCGCCGAGGGAGGTCTGCGCTGGGCCATCGTTGTCGTCGGGGCCAGGATCGAGCAAGCATTGCCCGGGCAGACAAGAAGAATTGGTGTCACTGCCGTCGTCGTCTCCGCCGGTCGAGGTCGCCTCTGGGCTTTCCTCGTCGTCGGCGGCGTTGACGGTGCAGGGGAAGCTTTTCGTCGGCGGCATCTCATCGGAAACGGGGGAGGCGTTGCTGGTGGAGCACTTCGCTGAGTATGGCGAGTTGAGGGAGGTGACCGTGATACGGGACCGCATCACGAGCAACTCGAGGGGGTTCGGCTTCGTTCGGTTCGTCAATCCGGATAATGCCGAGAGCGCGCTCAAGGAGGCGATGCATGTCATCGATGGAAAGACG GTTGATGTAACAAGAGCTAGGCGTTATCCGTCGTGCCATCCTGCAGGGGAGTCCAGCAGTTACTGTTTTGTTAACAATGGCAGTATCACTAACCCAAAGAAGATCTTTATAGGAGGTTTACCTGACAGCATCGATCAACATGAACTCAAGGATTATTTTGAGAACTTTGGTTCTGTCATGGACGCTGTGGTGATGTACAATAATATAACTCAACGGCCAAGGGGTTTTGGTTTTGTCACATTTTCCTCCGAAGACTCTGTAGCAATGGTATTGAAGAACAACTACCATGAGCTGAAAGGGAAATTTGTAGATGTCAAGGTAGCAATACCCAAGAATGATAATAATTATACCAATAACAGAAATAACAACAATTATCATAGTTCAAGCATTGGAGGTGGTGGAGGTCGAAGGTGGCCGATTTATGACGCCTATCAAGGCTGTTATCATGCAACACATGGATATTGTGGACCTGGTTCATGTGGTAATACTCTATATGGATACCAATTTGTGAGCCCTTTGAATGATCCAAGGTGGATGCCCACCCTTGTGACCTACTACCCTTATGTCATGGGAGGCTCTGGGAGCAACATGCCTGCGCATGATCATCTTCTGTTTCAAGCATCTGATGACAGTAATAGAGACTACTGCTGTACAAATGGAGACACCTTGAAGTAG